The DNA region ATCATCAGGTTATCAATATATGTCTGTCTGCCTGCATCTATGCCCTTAAGCCGCGGGGTAATTTTCTCTTTGATGTTCCTTATGGCTTTTTTTACCCCTTTGCCTCCATAACGTTTTCCATTGTCTCTTAGTTCAACGGCTTCCCTCTGACCGGTTGATGCGCCTGATGGAACTGCAGCCCTTCCGCCTGCGCCGCTTTCAAGAAAGACATCAACTTCAAGCGTTGGATTTCCCCTGCTGTCTAAAATCTCTCTTGCAAAAATCTCGGAAATTTTACTCATAATACCTCCTGTAGTAAATAAGAAATAAGAACTGAGAACTGAGAAATAGGAACTGAGAACTTGTGTGACGTTCCTAAATTCGCTGTCATTCCTGCGAAAGCAGGAATCCAGTAAAAACATGTGTCTGGATTCCCGTTTTCACGGGAATGACAAAAAACAATAGCAAAAAGCTTTTGGAGCATTACACTGAGAAATGAGAAGTGATAACTAAGCACTAAGAACTGAGAAGTGTCATTTAATTTCTTATTTTTCATTTTTCATTTCCCATTTCTTAGTGTGCGTGAAAAGCAATTTCTTTTCCCTGTACGCTGCCCCGACAAAAGCCTTGAACACAGGGTGCGGCTCTAAAGGTCTTGATTTGAATTCAGGATGGAATTGGCATCCTAAAAACCATGGATGCTCCTTTATTTCAACTATCTCAACAAGCTGATTGTCAGGACTAGCGCCGCTTATTTTCAAACCTTTCCCTGTGAGATTTTCTCTGAACGCATTATTAAATTCATATCTGTGTCTGTGCCTCTCGGAGATCTCTGCCATTCTGTAAGCGTCATGCGCAAATGAGTCTTTTGAAATCACGCAAGGATAAGCGCCGAGCCTCATGCTCCCGCCTTTTTCAGAGGTGACGTCTCTTTTTTCTATTGCCATTTTTCTGAAGTCATACCACTCTGACATAAGATAAATCACCGGGTAGGGGGTATTCTCATCAAATTCAGAGCTGTTTGAGCCTTTCATGCCGCAGACATTACGTGCAAACTCTATTACTGCGCACTGCATGCCGAGGCAAATACCTAAAAACGGGATCTTCTTCTCCCTGGCAAGCCTTATTGCTTCAATCTTTCCTTCAATCCCCCTCTCTCCAAAACCGCCCGGGACAAGGATGCTGTCAACATCCAGGAGATACTTATCGGCGCCGTGTTTTTCTATTTCCTCGGCGTTAATCCACTGTATGTCAACACCAACCTCATTGGCAATGCCGCCGTGAATAAGCGCCTCAATCAGACTTTTATAAGAGTCCTTAAGTCCCACATACTTTCCCACTATCGCAACTGTTACAGTATCATCAGGCTCTTTGATTTTTCTAACGACCTCTGACCATTTATTAAGGTCAGGTGGGACTGATATGGGCAAAAGCTTTTTGGCAATTAAATCGTCAAGACCTTCCTGCCTTAAGGCAAGGGGAACTTCATAAATAGTGTCAACGTCCCTTGCAGTGATGACCGCATCTATATCAAGATTGCAGTGGAGGGCTATTTTCCTTTTGACCTCCGGAGGCAGTAATCTGTCTGTCCGGCAAAGGAGTATGTCAGGCTGGATACCTATCTCCCGCAGCTCCTTTACGCTGTGCTGGGTCGGCTTGGATTTAAGTTCGCCCGAAGTTTTTATATAAGGAACTAAAGTAAGATGGACATACAGAACCTGATCTCTTCCTACGTCATACCTGAACTGCCTTATGGCCTCAAGAAACGGAAGGCTTTCTATATCACCGATGGTTCCGCCGATTTCCACAATGACAATGTCGTAATCGCCTGATACGGATTTTATGGCATTTTTTATCTCATCTGTAATGTGAGGGACGACCTGCACGGTGTCGCCGAGATAATCACCACGCCTTTCCTTTGAAATAACGCTGTAATAAATCTTTCCGGTCGTAAAATTGTTAGCCTGTGAAGAGCGTGAGGATGTAAATCTCTCATAGTGTCCGAGGTCCAGGTCAGTCTCAGCGCCGTCGTCCGTGACAAAAACCTCTCCGTGCTGGAAAGGACTCAGTGTCCCGGGGTCCACATTGATGTAGGGATCTAATTTCTGAATAGTTACCTTAAGCCCCCTGGCCTCAAGCAGGGCGCCCATTGCCGCAGATGCAATTCCTTTCCCCAGGGAAGAAACAACGCCGCCTGTCACAAAGATGAATTTAGCCATTTAGTTGATATGCCACCGCCTTTCTGCTTTTTTTAAGTCTTCTGCCGTATCAATGCCGAATGTATCATAAGGGGTTTCTTTTACCTTGATTTTCATGCCTGAGGCAAGCGCCCTGAGTTGTTCAAGCTTTTCAGTGAGTTCAAGTTTGTCAGGCGGCATTGAAGCAAACTTGAACAGGACGTCTTTTCTGTAGCCATATATGCCGATATGCTTGTAACAGCCGTAATGCGTGATGGGTAATGCGTGATGAGTTGAATCTGAAATTTGAAATTTGTCCCGAATAAGTCGGGATGAAATTTTCCAGAGGTCTCTGTTATATGGAATTGGCGCCCGTGAGAAATACATGGCAAAACCCTCATTGTCAAAAACAACCTTAACCACATTGGGAGATAAAATTTCTTCCGGATCCGTTATCTTCTTTGCGAGGGTGCTGATTGAGGCGCGCGAATCATCTGACAGAAGTCTTACAACATCATTCACCATCTCCGGCATGATAAACGGTTCATCCCCCTGAACATTTACGACTATATCGCAGTCTATACTGCCGGCAGCCTCTGCTATCCTGTCTGTGCCTGACTGGTGCTTCTCAGAAGTCATGACAACTTTTCCGCCAAACCCCAGGACTGTATCATAGATTTGCTTGCTATCAGTTGCAACAAGGGTGGTATTTATTGAATTCGCAGACGCAGCATGTTCGTAAACCCATTGGATAATTGGTTTTCCTTTAAGAGAGGCAAGGGGCTTGCCGGGGAACCGGGTGGAGTTAAAGCGAGCCGGAATTATTACAGCCGCCCTGTGCATATAGTAGTGTACACATTCAAAAATGAAATGTAAATTGAAAAATTGCCTTATTCCCGCTTATTGATTTGTCTATTTAGTAATTTTATAATATCTAAAAGCGGCGCTGACAAATCAATAATGCCATTTAAAATCTCTACAAGGCTTTTCATCAGGTTCTTCTTTAGTTTTTCCGTATTATTTTTTTTAATATTCTCCGGCTGTGTGCGTCAGGAGACTCCTAAAAAAGCAAGCCTTCTTAAGAGGGCGGTTGAGATCTCCGCAGATGTTAACGACATTGAGAGAAACACCCTGAAGTTCGGGTTTGACCTCAGGCTGGACCCCAAAGAAGACGTAAGGATTTACAGCCCGTTTCTTGAATACCTTCAAAATGCCACAGGAAAGCGTTTCAGCATAAAATTTACTGAAAAATATGAAGATACGGTTGATAATCTCGGCAAAGGCATTACACACTTTGCAGCCATAGGCCCGCTTAATTATGTAGCCGGCAGGGAAAAATACGGAAACGGGATTAAGTATCTTGTGAGCGGAGTTAATAACGAGGGCGACCCGAGATACCAGGCGGTTATCTTTACAAGACCCGGAGCCGGTATTCACAGCATAAAAGATCTAAAAGGCAAGCCGTTTGCTTTTGGACCAAGGATGTCAACGCAGGGACACCTTATACCGAGAAAGATGCTGGAAGATGAAGGCATAACCGTTAGGGATATGAGTTCTTTTATTCATACGGATTCACATATGAGCACGGTCAGGGTTGTATTAAACGGCGAGTACGAAGCAGGGGGAATTCAGGATGTGCTTGCCAGGCGGCTTGAGAGGGAAGGAAAGATCAGGATTTTAAAAATTTCCGAACCCTATCCAAGCAGTATTATTGCATATAACAGCGCTTTGAATGCTGAGACGGTTAAAGCCGTCAGGTCTGCGCTCTTGGTCTTAGAGCCGGAGGGGAGACATAAAGACAAGCTTATTGACTGGAATCAGACAGAAATGCCGCTCGGTTTTATCAGCATAAATGAATCGGAATTTTACAAGATAGCGGTTCTTGCAAGAAGGTACGGCTTGCTGACGAAATGAAATTAAGAACGAAAATAATTATTTTAACAACAGCATCGGTTTTGATGGTCGGATTCCTTATCACACTTTCTATAAGGGGCGTCATCATCAATGCCTTCAGGGAAGAACTTGAAAAAAAGGCAAGGTCTGTTGCAGGCAATCTCTCGGAAAGAATCGCAAACTATATTCCGTTGAATGACCAGTTCCAAACAACGCAGGCGCTGAATGAGGTCCTGAGCAAGGAAAATGATCTGGAATATATATTTGTCACAGACGCCGACGGCCGGTTGTTTGCACATACGTTTAAAGACGGTTTTCCTCCTGAGATCCTTTCATGGAATCCGCTTAACAACAGGGCGGTTAATGTCCAGCTTCTTGAAACTGAGAAAGGCTACATACGCGATGTGGGCGTCAGTGTTATTAATAGCACAAAGTCAGAGCTTCATATCGGCATCAGGGAGGACAGTTTAAAATCCACACTTGCAAAAACGCGGGAAATAACTGTTCCGATTATAATGTTTGTGATTTTCTTAGCCGTAATAGCCTCAATCTTTATGAGCCGTTTGATTACACAGCCGCTGAACAGGTTTGTGGAATTTACAAAAGGGCTCGGCAGGGGAGAATTTGACAAGAAACTGGAGGTTCAGTCCAGTGATGAAATTGGATACCTTTCGTACAGCTTTAACAGGCTGTCGCTGGAACTGATGACGGCAAGGAAAAAAATGGAAGAGGCATACACATACACGCACCTGCTTCAGGCAGAGAAGCTTTCTTCCATCGGGCAGATTTCAGCCGGCCTTGCGCATGAGCTTAAAAATCCCA from Nitrospirota bacterium includes:
- a CDS encoding HAMP domain-containing protein; this translates as MKLRTKIIILTTASVLMVGFLITLSIRGVIINAFREELEKKARSVAGNLSERIANYIPLNDQFQTTQALNEVLSKENDLEYIFVTDADGRLFAHTFKDGFPPEILSWNPLNNRAVNVQLLETEKGYIRDVGVSVINSTKSELHIGIREDSLKSTLAKTREITVPIIMFVIFLAVIASIFMSRLITQPLNRFVEFTKGLGRGEFDKKLEVQSSDEIGYLSYSFNRLSLELMTARKKMEEAYTYTHLLQAEKLSSIGQISAGLAHELKNPITTLKMLFQAFKEQPDMTKEDAEVIHSEIEKIDNILTRFLGFVKQKDMHTSEIDINAMIEHVLSLATFNLKSKNIIVHKDIVENLPAIKADRALIEQVFLNLVINAIEAMPDGGEIRISGKSEGNFVEIMVWDKGTGIPANIKSKVFDPFFTTKAGGTGLGLSIAYNIIKEHGGKLFFNSQEGAGTVFTVKLPKAG
- a CDS encoding CTP synthase — translated: MAKFIFVTGGVVSSLGKGIASAAMGALLEARGLKVTIQKLDPYINVDPGTLSPFQHGEVFVTDDGAETDLDLGHYERFTSSRSSQANNFTTGKIYYSVISKERRGDYLGDTVQVVPHITDEIKNAIKSVSGDYDIVIVEIGGTIGDIESLPFLEAIRQFRYDVGRDQVLYVHLTLVPYIKTSGELKSKPTQHSVKELREIGIQPDILLCRTDRLLPPEVKRKIALHCNLDIDAVITARDVDTIYEVPLALRQEGLDDLIAKKLLPISVPPDLNKWSEVVRKIKEPDDTVTVAIVGKYVGLKDSYKSLIEALIHGGIANEVGVDIQWINAEEIEKHGADKYLLDVDSILVPGGFGERGIEGKIEAIRLAREKKIPFLGICLGMQCAVIEFARNVCGMKGSNSSEFDENTPYPVIYLMSEWYDFRKMAIEKRDVTSEKGGSMRLGAYPCVISKDSFAHDAYRMAEISERHRHRYEFNNAFRENLTGKGLKISGASPDNQLVEIVEIKEHPWFLGCQFHPEFKSRPLEPHPVFKAFVGAAYREKKLLFTHTKKWEMKNEK
- the kdsB gene encoding 3-deoxy-manno-octulosonate cytidylyltransferase, translated to MHRAAVIIPARFNSTRFPGKPLASLKGKPIIQWVYEHAASANSINTTLVATDSKQIYDTVLGFGGKVVMTSEKHQSGTDRIAEAAGSIDCDIVVNVQGDEPFIMPEMVNDVVRLLSDDSRASISTLAKKITDPEEILSPNVVKVVFDNEGFAMYFSRAPIPYNRDLWKISSRLIRDKFQISDSTHHALPITHYGCYKHIGIYGYRKDVLFKFASMPPDKLELTEKLEQLRALASGMKIKVKETPYDTFGIDTAEDLKKAERRWHIN
- the phnD gene encoding phosphate/phosphite/phosphonate ABC transporter substrate-binding protein; the encoded protein is MPFKISTRLFIRFFFSFSVLFFLIFSGCVRQETPKKASLLKRAVEISADVNDIERNTLKFGFDLRLDPKEDVRIYSPFLEYLQNATGKRFSIKFTEKYEDTVDNLGKGITHFAAIGPLNYVAGREKYGNGIKYLVSGVNNEGDPRYQAVIFTRPGAGIHSIKDLKGKPFAFGPRMSTQGHLIPRKMLEDEGITVRDMSSFIHTDSHMSTVRVVLNGEYEAGGIQDVLARRLEREGKIRILKISEPYPSSIIAYNSALNAETVKAVRSALLVLEPEGRHKDKLIDWNQTEMPLGFISINESEFYKIAVLARRYGLLTK